From the Toxotes jaculatrix isolate fToxJac2 chromosome 15, fToxJac2.pri, whole genome shotgun sequence genome, one window contains:
- the chpfa gene encoding chondroitin sulfate synthase 2 codes for MRFSAFISVLRSVGPVVIGISLGFTLSLLSVNWTETACYRDGKEGEDVTLGQDGLLKGARKPNSISTLNDVESEEDFEPRIVPYKQVQQTAPKKVFRAKYISTELGMRERLFVGVLTSKNSINAMGVAVNRTISHHLDSVIFFTGMRNRKIPHGMFVVSHGDERLIWNMFQTIRYILDHYINEYDWFYFVQDDTYTEADRIKALVDHLSMDRELYMGSPEEFIGREMEGKYCYGGFGYLLSRTLLLRLQPFLENCRNDILSARPDEWLGRCIIDYTNTNCVSEYEGHQYHHYELGKNSDPSKEQSEQFKKALTVHPVSDPEQMYRLHRYFTEIELQKTYDEIAKLQAEIKNVSVVAFEGNRSAQWPVGINPPFEPKSRFEVLKWEYFTEEEIYSCIDGSPKCELRGIDRMDVADVIDTAVGELNKKYKPVLHLKKQQLINGYRRFDPVRGMEYTLDLQLEVVNQKGHSRSITKRVHLVRPLSKIEIIPMPYVTEATRVHIIIPLTLQDRSYVDHFLEVFASNAFETSENAILTFLFIYDPVEAQQVNQNDIFASVKTQINAYERKYPTVKIPWISVKTETPSQIKFMDIISKKHPVDTLFFLAAVNTNINSEFLNRCRMNSINNWQVFFPIHFQDYSPDVAYHNQPRPATIDLVRDAGHFDRKSFEESCFYNSDYMATRTRMVADVQENEEILETMDIYEMFVKYSGLHVFRAVEPALHQQYRYQACNPRLSEDIYHRCVQSNLEGLGSRSQLAMLLFEQEQGNST; via the exons ATGAGATTCTCAGCGTTTATTTCTGTCCTGCGGTCGGTCGGCCCGGTGGTAATCGGTATTTCTTTAGGGTTCACGTTAAGTTTATTGAGCGTTAACTGGACGGAGACAGCGTGTTATCGAGACGGCAAGGAGGGCGAGGATGTGACTTTGGGTCAGGATGGGCTCCTCAAAGGAGCCCGAAAGCCCAACTCCATTTCGACCCTCAACGATGTGGAGTCTGAGGAGGATTTTGAACCAAGAATAGTCCCGTATAAACAAGTCCAGCAGACTGCCCCAAAGAAAGTTTTCAG GGCTAAATACATAAGCACGGAGTTGGGGATGCGAGAGCGTCTGTTTGTCGGGGTCCTGACATCCAAAAACTCCATTAACGCCATGGGTGTAGCTGTCAATCGCACCATTAGCCATCACCTGGACTCCGTAATCTTCTTCACCGGCATGCGCAACCGCAAAATCCCTCACGGCATGTTTGTGGTCTCTCATGGAGACGAGAGACTGATATGGAACATGTTTCAGACCATCAGATACATTTTAGACCATTACATCAATGAATATGACTGGTTTTACTTTGTCCAAGATGACACCTACACAGAAGCTGATAGGATCAAAGCCCTGGTGGATCACCTGAGTATGGATCGAGAGCTTTACATGGGCAGTCCTGAGGAGTTCATAGGGAGGGAGATGGAAGGGAAGTACTGCTATGGAGGGTTCGGGTATCTGCTGTCACGTACCTTGCTCCTGCGACTCCAGCCCTTCTTGGAAAACTGTAGGAATGACATCCTGAGTGCCAGGCCTGATGAGTGGCTTGGGAGATGCATCATTGATTACACCAACACAAACTGTGTCAGTGAATATGAG GGGCATCAGTACCATCATTATGAGTTGGGAAAAAACTCTGATCCAAGTAAAGAGCAGAGTGAACAGTTCAAGAAAGCTCTGACTGTCCATCCAGTGTCTGACCCAGAGCAGATGTACCGGCTGCACAGATACTTCACTGAGATTGAACTCCAGAAGACGTACGATGAGATTGCTAAGCTGCAG GCAGAAATAAAGAATGTAAGTGTGGTTGCTTTTGAAGGCAACCGTAGCGCCCAGTGGCCAGTGGGGATAAATCCACCTTTTGAGCCCAAATCTCGGTTTGAAGTTCTTAAGTGGGAATACTTTACAGAGGAAGAGATATATTCATGCATTGATGGTTCTCCCAAGTGTGAGCTGCGCGGCATTGATCGCATGGATGTGGCTGATGTCATTGACACAGCCGTAGGAGAGCTGAACAAGAAGTACAAGCCTGTCTTACAcctgaagaagcagcagctaATTAATGGCTACAGGCGCTTCGACCCCGTCAGGGGCATGGAGTACACCTTGGACCTTCAGCTGGAGGTGGTTAATCAGAAAGGTCACAGCCGTTCCATCACCAAGAGGGTTCATCTGGTGCGACCTTTGAGCAAAATAGAGATAATTCCCATGCCCTATGTCACCGAAGCTACAAGAGTTCACATCATTATACCTCTTACTCTGCAGGACCGAAGCTATGTTGACCATTTCCTCGAAGTCTTTGCCTCAAACGCCTTTGAGACGAGCGAAAATGCTATCCTAACATTCTTGTTTATTTACGACCCAGTGGAGGCACAGCAGGTTAACCAGAATGATATATTTGCCAGTGTGAAGACTCAGATCAATGCCTATGAACGCAAATACCCCACAGTGAAAATCCCATGGATAAGTGTTAAGACGGAAACACCATCCCAGATCAAGTTCATGGACATCATCTCAAAGAAGCACCCGGTTGACACGCTGTTCTTCTTGGCTGCCGTTAACACAAATATCAATTCCGAATTTCTGAACCGCTGCCGCATGAATTCCATAAACAACTGGCAGGTGTTCTTCCCCATCCATTTTCAGGACTACAGCCCTGATGTGGCCTATCACAACCAGCCGCGTCCAGCCACGATCGATCTGGTCAGGGACGCGGGGCATTTTGACCGCAAGTCGTTTGAAGAATCATGCTTTTACAACTCAGACTACATGGCAACTCGCACCCGAATGGTGGCGGACGTCCAAGAGAATGAGGAGATTCTGGAGACAATGGACATCTATGAAATGTTCGTAAAGTACTCGGGTCTGCATGTATTCAGGGCAGTAGAGCCTGCATTGCACCAACAGTACCGCTACCAAGCCTGCAACCCACGACTCAGTGAGGACATCTATCATAGATGTGTTCAGAGTAACTTGGAAGGTCTTGGTTCTCGCTCCCAGCTCGCCATGCTTCTGTTTGAGCAAGAACAAGGAAACAGCACTTGA